The proteins below come from a single Tigriopus californicus strain San Diego chromosome 3, Tcal_SD_v2.1, whole genome shotgun sequence genomic window:
- the LOC131878384 gene encoding uncharacterized protein LOC131878384 yields MGANIDIGKLPKINTLIHFAPISNPGQSTFCNWENGLYNLVGLSIMNILKFKETSVTNEHWNDSVLGVSQKTMELFLPMAEWDSLRSIGSMRSISDKFFYIMPIIIGVPQLLLNLYVFISVILVTCQRPGCSRNRPSKRNGGKIPTHISSSHKAAFIFIANLAAADMLMVVVELCVAYLQFTTHYGKGYQGILELNLDDISHEFAQSRRIACNWQVGLWMFAIAHTLACSLLITVDRYIYITRGLRYNVIMTPARIKCLLMLSWGFPSIWTCVSVLLFNQQRDAECVVGHILPTFHTAAVLGTLMLFLVIIYVLYGLILFKFFRRKRALKQLQGHETVAPLQSNSTRVRILFRSKTHHEFSDVPCTMIGFARHGSGELNLHSHSLDNFNTIQHPSSAKLGILAANKVRSTTLIRALSSLSKFTKAAKYVLILVLVFTLAWLPWIIIMYVDLVLHGTGKWETFLEDIECSEQLDLSPDQLMRLQICIFHAFSNPKKLCYINTKDTLFHVPPKHLCRPIMEAIHAQNQDSWQKIALVIGATNSLLNPIIYAFWYAEFRLRIRKAWRDLWSRIVCQSKDHY; encoded by the exons ATGGGTGCaaatattgacattggaaAACTCCCCAAAATCAACACCTTAATCCACTTTGCTCCCATCTCAAATCCCGGACAGTCGACCTTTTGCAACTGGGAAAACGGTCTTTATAACTTGGTTGGTTTAAGCATTATGAACATCCTGAAATTTAAAGAAACCAGTGTGACCAATGAGCATTGGAACGACAGCGTCCTCGGAGTGTCTCAGAAAACAATGGAACTGTTTTTGCCAATGGCAGAGTGGGATTCATTGCGTAGCATTGGCTCAATGCGATCCATCTCGGACAAGTTCTTCTACATTATGCCAATAATCATTGGGGTACCACAACTCCTGTTGAACTTGTATGTCTTTATTTCGGTGATTCTGGTGACATGTCAACGCCCCGGTTGTTCTCGTAATCGACCTTCAAAGCGGAATGGCGGCAAAATCCCTACACACATATCTAG CTCTCATAAGGcagctttcattttcattgctaaTTTAGCTGCTGCAGATATGCTAATGGTGGTTGTGGAGCTTTGCGTGGCCTACCTCCAGTTTACTACACATTATGGGAAGGGATATCAAGGGATCTTGGAATTGAACTTAGATGACATATCCCATGAATTTGCCCAATCTCGTCGAATAGCTTGCAATTGGCAAGTGGGTTTATGGATGTTTGCCATTGCACATACGTTGGCTTGCTCGCTCTTGATTACCGTTGACAG ATACATTTACATTACCAGAGGTCTCAGGTACAACGTGATCATGACTCCAGCCAGAATCAAATGCCTGCTCATGCTCTCCTGGGGATTTCCCTCAATTTGGACTTGTGTATCAGTTCTTTTGTTCAAC CAACAGAGAGATGCCGAGTGTGTCGTGGGACATATCTTGCCGACTTTTCATACTGCAGCAGTTTTGGGAACATTGATGCTCTTCCTTGTTATCATCTACGTACTGTATGGTTTGATcctcttcaaattcttccGAAGAAAGCGAGCTTTAAAACAACTTCAAGGCCATGAAACGGTGGCTCCTCTACAAAGCAATTCAACTCGTGTTCGCATCCTATTTCGGTCAAAAACTCATCACGAATTTTCAGACGTTCCTTGCACAATGATTGGTTTTGCCAGACATGGTAGTG GTGAATTGAATCTTCATTCACACTCGTTGGACAATTTCAACACTATTCAGCATCCATCTAGTGCCAAATTGGGCATCTTAGCCGCTAATAAAGTTCGCTCTACAACGCTCATTCGAGCACTGTCGTCCCTGTCGAAATTCACCAAAGCagccaaatatgttttgatcCTTGTCTTAGTTTTCACCTTGGCTTGGCTTCCATGGATCATTATCATGTACGTTGACCTTGTGCTCCATGGAACGGGTAAATGGGAAACCTTCCTTGAAGATATCGAGTGCAGCGAGCAATTAGATCTTTCTCCCGATCAATTAATGAG GCTACAAATCTGCATTTTTCATGCCTTCTCGAATCCCAAGAAGCTATGCTACATCAACACCAAAGATACCTTATTCCACGTTCCGCCCAAACACTTGTGCCGCCCGATTATGGAGGCGATTCACGCTCAAAACCAGGATTCTTGGCAAAAGATCGCGTTAGTCATCGGGGCCACGAATTCCTTGCTAAATCCAATCATCTATGCATTCTGGTATGCGGAATTCCGACTTCGTATCCGGAAAGCATGGCGAGATCTCTGGTCCCGAATTGTATGCCAGTCAAAAGACCATTATTGA
- the LOC131878388 gene encoding uncharacterized protein LOC131878388 codes for MEIWPLILILVFVVEQGLAIKCYQCSSTEDQRQPTGVWSEDQYTQNRYEDNCGVYWPFEPYRNVPVECNSDESHNPGTFCVKIVKQGPKGFIWDGRWRMVIRRCASVSDTGVTGVCNWGVLENGVYWEECYCSSDGCNSADFLSANTSFSLVLAVITLLSAKIL; via the exons ATGGAAATCTGGCCGCTTATCCTGATTTTAGTGTTCGTGGTGGAACAAG GATTGGCTATTAAGTGCTATCAATGCAGCTCCACAGAGGACCAACGACAGCCCACAGGGGTTTGGTCCGAAGATCAGTATACTCAAAACAG ATATGAGGATAATTGTGGCGTGTATTGGCCGTTTGAGCCGTATCGTAATGTTCCTGTGGAGTGCAATTCCGACGAATCCCACAATCCTGGAACCTTTTGTGTCAAGATTGTGAAACAGGGCCCAAAGGGATTCATTT GGGATGGCCGATGGCGAATGGTAATCCGTCGTTGTGCGTCCGTTTCCGACACTGGCGTTACTGGTGTATGCAACTGGGGCGTCCTGGAAAATGGGGTCTATTGGGAAGAATGTTATTGCTCCTCGGATGGCTGCAATTCGGCGGATTTCTTAAG CGCCAACACCAGCTTCAGCCTCGTTCTCGCTGTTATAACCCTACTCAGTGCAAAAATTCTATAG
- the LOC131878389 gene encoding uncharacterized protein LOC131878389, with amino-acid sequence MVSSIKSNMTFKLTFGTLVLIALLIQATDSIRCYECRSDVHRSCGDPFFASRVPAVECSHHSTQPTLMCFKATQFTGGTYTTVRGCAPFNTETFGPGFQRGMAGTFWRGQSSFSLCDYDNCNSAAGLRPFLLTFVLCVMLMRALS; translated from the exons ATGGTGAGCTCAATCAAATCGAACATGACTTTCAAGCTGACTTTCGGGACATTGGTGCTCATCGCCCTGTTGATCCAAGCCACAG ATTCGATTCGTTGTTACGAATGCCGATCGGATGTTCATCGCAGTTGTGGAGATCCGTTTTTCGCTAGTCGAGTTCCGGCCGTTGAATGTTCCCATCATTCAACACAACCGACATTGATGTGCTTCAAAGCTACACAATTTA CTGGTGGAACCTATACAACGGTTCGAGGCTGTGCCCCCTTCAATACCGAAACATTTGGGCCTGGATTCCAACGAGGCATGGCCGGCACATTTTGGCGAGGCCAAAGCTCGTTTTCCCTTTGCGATTATGACAATTGCAACTCGGCGGCAGGGCTAAGGCCATTCTTGTTAACCTTTGTACTCTGTGTCATGTTAATGAGAGCCCTCTCATAG